In Silene latifolia isolate original U9 population chromosome 3, ASM4854445v1, whole genome shotgun sequence, a single window of DNA contains:
- the LOC141648958 gene encoding uncharacterized protein LOC141648958: MEYLGRLLPQNLLTRLDMDMLPPAVTTPPEQVYPAGTVATQGALTPDPIPTTSITPVVPGSNPGEQSARNAYPGMCSYMPYTPDSQFRPIVNSTPLLGSYMVPPYMLRGTQNPYGVYSVPHNKGMGVGSQVEQQLQDIRSLLSKVPGLPRPMEVASLGCYADFPFVDNIALVRMPKGFTTPTMTLYDGTEDPLEDINQYKQKMMVVAATWPEKEACMCKGFSSTLSGAALQWFVNLPNKSISSFVGLVNVFNQQFASSRKPEKLSSDPYRIVHRFEESTRDYLARFNVEKISIPKCDPTTAVNAFRRGLHRDSDLYKDLTKHSYSTFEEVKQMAEATYRLEENEDRRDLYGTDSSSKKITTEKKNERGKPYSKNTVNKVLGQTESTEAPPKLSEYRFTTGLAGGIEEDCVVLQKEVKHLYNAGCLDHLLPKGAKSGKVNTADQAQPSPPLPYSKIVSVITGGSEICGLTYSAAKCHATKTKGDKPEFSLRVSRQDLKAISFDEADIPDVVEHHHDALIITLSIGNCLVKKILVDT, translated from the exons ATGGAGTACTTAGGGAGACTACTGCCGCAAAATCTATTGACCAGGCTCGATATGGATATGCTGCCACCAGCGGTAACCACACCACCCGAGCAAGTATATCCAGCAGGAACGGTGGCCACCCAGG GAGCACTAACTCCAGATCCCATACCAACAACCAGCATTACGCCAGTGGTACCAGGAAGCAATCCAGGGGAACAGTCAGCAAGAAACGCATATCCCGGGATGTGCTCCTATATGCCATATACTCCGGACAGCCAGTTCAGGCCTATTGTGAACTCAACACCATTACTTGGAAGCTACATGGTCCCTCCTTACATGTTAAGAGGAACACAAAATCCATATGGGGTCTACTCAGTACCCCACAACAAGGGTATGGGGGTAGGAAGCCAGGTAGAACAACAATTGCAGGATATAAGGTCCCTACTCAGCAAGGTTCCAGGGTTACCACGTCCCATGGAGGTGGCAAGCCTAGGGTGCTATGCGGATTTCCCCTTTGTGGACAACATTGCCCTTGTCCGCATGCCAAAGGGGTTCACCACGCCAACAATGACGTTGTATGATGGAACAGAGGATCCGCTGGAGGACATCAATCAGTACAAACAAAAAATGATGGTGGTTGCAGCAACATGGCCTGAAAAGGAGGCatgtatgtgcaaaggattcaGTTCCACCTTGTCAGGAGCCGCACTCCAGTGGTTCGTTAACCTTCCCAACAAGTCTATTTCCAGCTTCGTGGGGTTAGTGAACGTCTTTAatcaacagttcgcaagcagtcGCAAGCCAGAAAAATTATCCAGTGATCCATACCGGATCGTCCATAGGTTCGAGGAGTCCACCAGGGATTATCTCGCCAGATTCAATGTGGAAAAAATATCTATCCCTAAGTGCGACCCTACAACAGCAGTCAATGCCTTCAGAAGGGGATTGCATCGCGACTCTGATTTGTACAAGGATCTCACCAAGCACTCATATTCCACCTTCGAGGAAGTTAAACAAATGGCAGAGGCTACTTATCGCCTAGAGGAGAATGAGGATAGAAGGGACCTGTACGGAACAGATTCGTCCAGCAAAAAAATCACAACAGAGAAGAAGAACGAAAGAGGCAAACCCTACAGCAAGAACACAGTGAACAAAGTCTTAGGACAAACAGAGAGCACCGAGGCTCCACCTAAGCTCAGCGAGTATAGGTTCACCACTGGACTTGCTGGGGGTATTGAAG AAGATTGTGTAGTACTACAAAAGGAAGTGAAGCACCTCTACAATGCTGGATGCTTGGATCACCTGCTCCCCAAGGGAGCGAAATCTGGAAAGGTCAATACTGCTGACCAGGCCCAACCATCCCCACCTCTACCTTACTCAAAGATCGTGAGCGTCATCACAGGAGGGTCGGAGATATGTGGTCTCACTTATTCAGCAGCAAAGTGCCATGCAACCAAGACCAAAGGAGATAAACCAGAGTTCTCCCTCAGGGTCAGCAGACAGGATCTAAAAGCAATCTCATTTGACGAGGCAGACATACCCGATGTGGTAGAACACCACCATGACGCCTTGATCATTACCCTTTCTATAGGGAATTGCCTTGTTAAAAAGATATTGGTAGATACATGA